Proteins from one Setaria italica strain Yugu1 chromosome V, Setaria_italica_v2.0, whole genome shotgun sequence genomic window:
- the LOC101773273 gene encoding epoxide hydrolase 3: MVNLVEAQKPLLHFLVRRAGLRQHTVDVDGAGTVITFWVPKDKVPKEKPTVRDVTPGPASADEATNKLPPPPPPVAKNDRPAVVLVHGFAAEGIVTWQFQVGALAKHYDVYVPDLLYFGGSTSPSSDRSPGFQAECLAAALRKLGVGSCAVVGFSYGGMVSFKMAEAHPDLVRSLVVSGSVVAMTDSISETTLERIGVKSSAELLLPESVKGLKALLSIATHRKLWFPDRLHRDYLEVMFTNRKERAELLEGLVVSNKDATVPVLPQKILLLWGENDNIFNIELAKAMKEQLGEKTMLQSIRKAGHLVHLERPCVYNRCLKEFLASVTATETTKQ; encoded by the exons ATGGTGAACCTGGTGGAGGCGCAGAAGCCGCTGCTGCACTTCCTGGTCCGGAGGGCCGGGCTGCGGCAGCACACCGTCGATGTCGACGGCGCAGGCACGGTCATCACCTTCTGGGTGCCCAAGGACAAGGTGCCCAAGGAGAAGCCCACCGTGCGGGACGTCACGCCCGGGCCAGCTTCTGCCGATGAGGCCACCAacaagctgccgccgccgccgccgccggtggcgaagAATGACAGGCCCGCCGTCGTGCTCGTGCACGGCTTCGCCGCCGAGGGCATCGTGACCTGGCAGTTCCAG GTGGGCGCGCTGGCGAAGCACTACGACGTGTACGTGCCGGACCTGCTCTACTTCGGGGGTtcgacgtcgccgtcgtcggacCGGTCCCCGGGGTTCCAGGCGGAgtgcctggcggcggcgctccggaaGCTGGGCGTGGGGTCCTGCGCGGTGGTCGGGTTCAGCTACGGCGGGATGGTGTCGTTCAAGATGGCGGAGGCGCACCCGGACCTGGTGCGGTCGCTCGTGGTGTCGGGCTCCGTCGTGGCCATGACCGACTCCATCAGCGAGACGACGCTGGAGCGGATCGGCGTCAAGTCGTCGgcggagctgctgctgccggagtCCGTCAAGGGGCTCAAGGCGCTGCTCTCCATCGCCACCCACCGGAAGCTCTGGTTCCCCGACCGCCTCCACAGGGACTACCTCGAG GTGATGTTCACCAACCGCAAGGAGAGAGCGGAGCTGCTGGAAGGTTTGGTGGTCAGCAACAAAGACGCCACCGTCCCCGTCTTGCCGCAG AAAATACTTCTGCTGTGGGGAGAGAACGACAACATCTTCAACATCGAGCTCGCCAAGGCAATGAAAGA GCAGCTGGGCGAGAAGACGATGCTGCAGAGCATAAGGAAGGCAGGGCATCTCGTGCACCTGGAGAGGCCCTGCGTCTACAACCGATGCCTCAAGGAGTTCCTCGCGTCCGTCACGGCCACCGAAACCACCAAGCAGTGA